The nucleotide window GTTTTGTTCTATAATGTTATGTTCTTTACAGTAGTTCAAGTATAACTGATATTTGCTAAAAACATCGTCTTGATAAGTCATTTCATCTTTATCATCAATATATTGAATACTACCTTCTAACATAAAAAGTGTGATCATCGGTTCATCTCCATCGACTGTTAATGTATGGATGTCACCAGGTGGTTCATATACAAAGGTTCCGGGTTTAGCTATCCAATCTCTTTCCAAATACCGCCATTGACCTTGGAGAGTGTAAGCGAGTACTTGGCCGCCGGTATGCCGATGACGATTGACAATGCCGCCGGGCTTCACATACAACAAATTAATCCATTGACCGCTTTGCAGGTTAAAGCGCACTGGTTTAAACCATACTCGGTCACTTTGAGGGACCCAAGGTATTTCTTCAAGATCAATGGCCATATCGGGCAATCCAACTTTTTCTGCAAAAGCATTCAAATCTGTGGACATGATACAAAACTCCTTTAAAGTGTTTTTTACTGGGATAAAGTTACGCATTGGCATGCTCTTACGCAGGGGGATACAAGGATGGGTCTCCCGCTAATATCCCGCCATCAATAGGGATGTCTGCTCCGGTAACGAAACTGGCATGGTCGGAGAGACAGAAAGACACAACAGCAGCGACTTCCTCAGGTTTGCCAAACCGCCCTTGAGGGGTCCGGGATAATATTCTTTCTTTAAAATCAGGATCCTTCGTTGCCCCATGTGAAAGGTTAGTTTCAATATAGCCGGGGCTGACTGCATTTACTCTGATATGGTGTTCAGCCCAATCAACGGCAAGCGATTTTGTTACTTGGGCTATAGCGCCTTTAGAAGCTGCATAGGGCAACAAGTTTTTACTCCCATAATGTGAAAGCATGGATCTGAAATTTACAATCGACCCTTTTTTTTGCCGGCTCATATATTTAAATACAGCCTGACAAGCATAAATGGTACCGTTTACATTTACGGTCATAATATCTTCTAGATGCTCCTCCGTTACATCAATGGCATTTACACGGTTAATAATACCTGCGGCGTTAACCAAAAAATCAATACTGCCAAATTGCTGATAAATCTCGTCAACTGTCGCGTTTATTTGATCTTTATCGGTGACATCCACTTTCTTAAAAGTAACAGCGTGCCCACGTGATGCAAGTTTTTGAACCGCATGGTTCCCTTCTTCTGATTTGATGTCGAGAATAACAACCCGATTATTCTCAGACGCGAGCCTTGTAGCAACAGAAAGCCCTAAGCCAGAAGCGCCGCCGGTCACCAAAGCGATCGGCATTGAAAGTTCCAAATGATCCCCCCTTTCATTGATAGATAATCTGATATCTGATATATTAGATGATCGATATAAGTTTGTCAATACAATTTATAATCTTTTACTAGCATCATAAAGAGTTTCCATATACTTATCTGAGACCCACCCGTTATTTGATGTTACCGGTTTAAGTCGTTAAAACTACAGAGGAAAGTTTTTATTTACGATGTATGCGATTTCATGTATAATCAAAAATATATCCGAACTTAATTTTACAATGTAAAACTTTATGCCTGATTTTACATATTCACCAAAGTGGAGGAAGGAGATTAATTTATTGCTTTAATTCAGCTTACCTTTAATTTATAACATTCTAAACAGCTATATGGGTGGGGTGGTGGTTCGTCATTAGAATGGACCATTTCCATATAAATCGCCAAATAGAACATGATCATGAAAGGAGAGTCATTTTTGACCTATACATTTGAAGGCTATCAAAGAAGTGATGGAACGGTGGGGACGAGAAACCATGTTGGTATTGTCTCCTCCGTGATTTGCTCGAGTATCGTTGTGCGGGAGATTGCCGATCGAGTTCCTATGGCCGTTCCTTTTGTGCATGCGAATGGCTGTGCTCAATTGGGGGATGATTTTCAATTAACCAAAAACATTCTCGTTGGTGTAACGAAGAATCCAAACCTTTACAGTTCATTAATCGTTGGATTGGGTTGTGAAACGAATCAAGTTAGTGGCATGCTGAAAAGCATACCAAAAACAAAAC belongs to Salicibibacter cibi and includes:
- a CDS encoding 2,4'-dihydroxyacetophenone dioxygenase family protein, with protein sequence MSTDLNAFAEKVGLPDMAIDLEEIPWVPQSDRVWFKPVRFNLQSGQWINLLYVKPGGIVNRHRHTGGQVLAYTLQGQWRYLERDWIAKPGTFVYEPPGDIHTLTVDGDEPMITLFMLEGSIQYIDDKDEMTYQDDVFSKYQLYLNYCKEHNIIEQNLLY
- a CDS encoding SDR family NAD(P)-dependent oxidoreductase, with the translated sequence MELSMPIALVTGGASGLGLSVATRLASENNRVVILDIKSEEGNHAVQKLASRGHAVTFKKVDVTDKDQINATVDEIYQQFGSIDFLVNAAGIINRVNAIDVTEEHLEDIMTVNVNGTIYACQAVFKYMSRQKKGSIVNFRSMLSHYGSKNLLPYAASKGAIAQVTKSLAVDWAEHHIRVNAVSPGYIETNLSHGATKDPDFKERILSRTPQGRFGKPEEVAAVVSFCLSDHASFVTGADIPIDGGILAGDPSLYPPA